A window of Rhododendron vialii isolate Sample 1 chromosome 13a, ASM3025357v1 contains these coding sequences:
- the LOC131314050 gene encoding lecithin-cholesterol acyltransferase-like 4 has protein sequence MVMLLEDIVESVELWLKLIRKKPQPYVDPDLDPVLLVPGIAGSILKAVDNKGREDRVWVRILSADYKCRTKLWSLFDPSIGKTVSLDPKSNISVPEGRDGLYAIDILDPDLVFVVSYICFSHVGCFYLRSAPGYVTSTFVNGMSFVEGWEQNFFISKWSMHQLLLECPSFYELMACPHFCWENSPLLQIWKQNCDSDGNSNILLESYSPEESISIFTEALSTNMVKYDGVDISLPFNLGILKWANETRKVYSSAKLPPQVKFYNVYGTNLETPHSVCYGSEGAPVTDLQQLPSLMANYVCVDGDGTGQFL, from the exons ATGGTGATGTTATTGGAGGACATCGTTGAATCGGTGGAGCTATGGTTGAAACTCATCAGGAAGAAGCCACAGCCCTACGTGGACCCGGACCTCGACCCTGTCCTCTTGGTGCCCGGTATCGCCGGTTCCATTCTCAAAGCAGTCGACAACAAGGGAAGAGAAGACCGCGTATGGGTTCGAATTCTCAGCGCCGATTACAAGTGCCGGACCAAGCTCTGGTCCCTCTTTGATCCTTCTATTG GTAAAACGGTGTCTTTGGATCCAAAGTCAAACATTTCGGTACCTGAAGGCAGAGATGGGCTGTATGCAATTGATATCTTGGATCCCGACTTGGTATTTGTTGTCTCCTATATCTGTTTCAGTCATGTTGGGTGCTTTTACTTAAGAA GTGCGCCGGGATATGTTACCTCTACCTTTGTTAATGGTATGTCATTTGTGGAAGGATGGGAGCAAAACTTCTTCATATCAAAATGGAGTATGCATCAACTG CTGCTAGAGTGCCCGTCATTTTATGAATTGATGGCTTGTCCTCATTTCTGTTGGGAAAACAGTCCCCTTCTTCAAATTTGGAAACAAAACTGTGATAGTGATGGAAACTCAAATATTTTGCTGGAGTCTTATTCCCCGGAAGAAAGTATCTCAATTTTCACGGAAGCTCTTTCAACTAACATG GTGAAGTATGATGGGGTGGATATCTCTTTACCATTCAACTTAGGGATCTTGAAATGGGCTAATGAGACACGAAAGGTCTATTCCTCTGCCAAGCTTCCACCTCAAGTCAAATTCTACAATGTATATGGGACAAATCTTGAGACACCTCATAGCGTGTG TTATGGAAGTGAGGGGGCACCTGTCACAGATTTACAACAATTACCATCTTTAATG GCTAACTACGTATGCGTCGATGGTGATGGGACAGGACAGTTTCTGTAG